DNA from Tachysurus vachellii isolate PV-2020 chromosome 22, HZAU_Pvac_v1, whole genome shotgun sequence:
AGTCAACATTGTAATTGTTTGAGATGCACGCAGCAGCAATTGACGTCCACTTGGGCGTGGGCACATGTGTTTGCGTTCGTTTCTCTACGCATCCGAGCAGCTCTGGTGGAACAATTCTAGGGGTCAGCTTTGCTACGATTAAGCTCACAACTGCGGTGAATGCTAGCAAGAGAACAGCGGCAGGTAGAGCCCAAAATAAATGCCCGCTAACTGGTGAAGAAGCAGAGAGAAGGCAGGGGAGGCACGTCGAGAGCAAGCTGCCACCTTCCAGGCAGGATCTCACCATCACCTGCTCTTGCCTCCAGCTAACCCCGGCATACGTCCCACATATGAACCACAGCATGAGGCAACCAAGGAAACCTAAAGCTCTTAACACCACCGTGTTGTTCTCCTGAGCCTCTTCTTTCTGTTGTTGTCCGGTCTCCCAGGAATCTCCATCAACATCCTTTAAAAACATGTCCGCTTTAGATTCCTTTTGGTCCGCGGTCGACGTCGCAGTCTCTCCGCCCCATAAGAGACGCACCAGCAGTTCTACAGCCACCAGCAGCGGCGTCAGCATCAACACAGCCTCGTAAGTGTCGCTAAGGAACAGCATGAAGCGCAGAGCGATGACGTCGGAAGACAGGTGAAAAGACATCGGCCTGGGTGCGGCGGACCAGAGGTACACCAGGAACACTGGAAGAACAGAAAAGAACGTGAGCGAGATGGAGAAGGAACACGGGAGTAATGCGATGAGGATCTTGAGAAACGTATCCTTACTGGTGATGGACAGATCGGTGAAGAGTAAGAGGCTAACGCAGCACAGGCTGACTGAGGAGATGGAGTCTTTAAAAGCAGGAAGACACAGAAAGCTGCACAGCAACTTGCATCCACACAGAGCGATCGTCGACTCCAGGACGCCGTCCATTCTTACACCTGAAGAACAAAAATCAAAGGCATCATCATTCCAGGGCACGACAAAATTCACTCAAGTGTCTTTGAATGGTTAACAACATATTCCAGATGAAATCATGATCTAGTGAGAGTCAAAGAGTCATTTCAACACGAGAGGCTCCGCCCACTGACCCCTTAATGCCTTTAGTACACTTATACACTCGTAAAAGCTTCAGACTCTTAAACGCTGCGGTCTGATTGATTTTCCCGGTTTCCATGCCCTGAAAACCTGTTGCTGATATCATAACAAAAGATACGTCATGGACTAGGGGAAAAAAACGTTCAGGTCACCTTGCATTTAAACGTTCTTCCAGAGTCGTCTTTGGTTTTCTGTTTCAAACTAAACAATATACCAAGGTTGGTTAATAGGGAAAGAAATATTATTACACAATACTCACTTTACAGTTAAGTCACTGTATGTTTCATGGGCTAGAAGTTCACTgaggttttaaaaaggaaaaaaaaaacgtatcaGTATTTCATGAATAAAAGGTTACAGATAGAGACGGTGTATTGAACACTACAAAACTCCCTAGCAATGTTTAGTTGGGGCTTGGCAAAGAGATTCATCTCACAACAAgatcaaaagtatgtgcacccctgaagATTGCCCCACCcacatgtggttcttccccaaactatTTCTGAGtctgaagcacacaattgtgtaGAATGTCTCTGTAATTTAGTTTCTTCACTTGAACCAAGACGCTCGAatcctgttccatcatgacaaatctgtgcacaaagcagctccatgaagacacggtgtgtAGGAtgaggttggagtggaagaactctagtgtcctgcacagagagTTTGGGAAACTTTCGATGAACTGGATCTGGAGTGAGATTTTTAACAGGCGAATATGAGGGTGGGTTTTAGG
Protein-coding regions in this window:
- the si:ch211-193i15.1 gene encoding uncharacterized protein si:ch211-193i15.1, with protein sequence MDGVLESTIALCGCKLLCSFLCLPAFKDSISSVSLCCVSLLLFTDLSITMFLVYLWSAAPRPMSFHLSSDVIALRFMLFLSDTYEAVLMLTPLLVAVELLVRLLWGGETATSTADQKESKADMFLKDVDGDSWETGQQQKEEAQENNTVVLRALGFLGCLMLWFICGTYAGVSWRQEQVMVRSCLEGGSLLSTCLPCLLSASSPVSGHLFWALPAAVLLLAFTAVVSLIVAKLTPRIVPPELLGCVEKRTQTHVPTPKWTSIAAACISNNYNVDSEKTWNSCTIHSSHNKRQQARGKPEPLSWRIELADGCKLNSESVTLVLPAHGTAPHPHKRRESPCSRGELMKGLLCGLLVCVFPTVLSTNILLVSNLDTLAVYVVKHLLTPLRAK